The genomic interval TTCGACTCGCCCAGGAACGTCGCGGTGGTCTCGATGCCGGCCTCCCGATCCGGTTCGATGTCCGGGATCGCGGAGAAGGTGTGCATCCCCATCGTCCAGAGCCAAGCGCCCGCGACGGCCGTCGCCGGCGGGGCGACCCCCTCGATGGCTGCGTAGGCGACCACGCCGGGGAGGATGTACAGCCCGTTCGAGAGCGAGTCGAGGAAGGGTGTGGTCTTGAACCGCAGTGGGGGTGCGGAGTACTCCACCGAGAGGACGGCCCACGCGCCCAGCGCGACCAGGCCGAGCGGCGGGAGCCACGGGACGAACGCCAGTGCGAGCAGCCCCGAGGCGACGATCGTCGCGGTGATCGCGGTGTCGTCGCTGCGGAAGCTGACCTCGCGACCCTCGTCTTTCTTCGGGTTGTGCTCGTCGATGTCGGCGTCGAAGATGTCGTTGACGCCGTAGAGGAAGACGTTCGCCGGCAGCGTGAAGTAGAGCAACAGCGCGACAGACAGCGGCGAGAACAGCTGTGTCGGGTCGTCGGCCGCGTAGGTCGCCGCGACGATGACCGGCCCGCCCTGGTAGAGCCAGAACCGCGGCCGGGAGAGCCGCAGGAGGTAGCCCACTCGCGTCTCCTCGGAGGGGACGACCTCGGCGAGACGGTCCGTGACGGTGCTCATTGGGCGTCGTCGATCAGAGCCTTGGCGGTGTGTTCGCCGCTGATGAGACACATCGGGACCCCGATGCCGGGCGTCGTGAACGACCCCGTGAAGTAGAGCCCGTCGACGGCCGAGGAGCGGTTGTTCGGCCGCAGGAGTGCGGTCTGGCGCAGCGTGTGCGCCAGACCGAGGGCGGTCCCCTCGGTGGCGTTGTACCGCTCGCCGAAGTCCGAGACGGCGAACTGTTTCTCGTAGACGATTCGGTCCCGCAGGTCGACGCCGGTGTTGTCGGCGATGTCGGCCAGTATCTTCTCGCGGTACTCCTCGCGGATCTCGTCGCCGTCGTGGAGTCCGGGCGCGATGGGAACGAGGACGAACAGGTTCGAGTGGCCCTCGGGAGCGACCGTGTCGTCGGTCTTCGAGGGGACACAGAGGTAGTAGGCCGGGTCGTCGGGCCAGTCGGGTTCCTCGAAGATGTCGTCGAAGTGGGGCTCCCAGTCGGTCGGGAGCACGAGCGTGTGGTGTTTCAGGGGCTCGACATCGCCCTCGACGCCCATGTACATGAGAAACGCCGAGGGGGCGTACGTCCGGTCGTCCCAGTAGTCGTCGTCGTACTGGCGTTCGTGGTCGGGCAGGAGTTCCCGTTCGGCGTGGGCGTAGTCGGCGTTGACGACCACGCGGTCAGGGTGGGACACGTCGCCGTCTGTCGTCTGGACGAGGAAGCCGTCCTTCCGGCGGGTGATCTCGTCGACCTCGGCGCCGGGCTCGTAGGTGACACCGAGTTCGGTCCCCAGTTCCACGAGCCCGTCGACGACGCTGTAGATGCCGCCCTCGGGGTAGTAGACGCCGAGGTTGAAGTCGACGTGGCTCATCATGTTGTACAGCGCCGGAGTGTTCTTCGGGGACCCGCCGAGGAAGACCAGCGTGTACTGCATGATCTGCTGGAGCTTCGGGTGCTCGAAGTAGTCCTCGACGTGGCCCTGCATCGACCCGATCAACTGGAGCCCGACCGGGGCGGCCGTCATCACGTCCAGATCGATCCAGTCCCGCAGGCGCGACCGGTCCTCGTAGACGAACTTGTTCATCGCCGTCTCGTAGTGGCGCTCGCTCGTGGCGAGGTAGTCCTCGAACGCCTCGCCGGCACCGGGTTCGTAGGACTCGAACAGCTCGCGCATCTCCTCGTGGTCGCCGGTCACGTCCAGCTGGTCGCCGTCCTTGAAGAAGATACGGTAGTGGGGGTCGAGCCGTTCTAGCTCGTAGAAGTCGCTCGGCTCGCGCCCGAAGTACGCGAAGAAGCGCTCGAAGACATCGGGCATCAGGTACCAGGAGGGACCCATGTCGAACCGGAACCCGTCGGCCTCCAACCGGGAGGCGCGGCCGCCGACGTGGTCGTTCTTTTCCAGCACGCGGACATCGGCACCGGCGTCGGCCAGATAGCAGGCCGCAGAGAGTCCGCCGAAGCCACCACCGACGACCGTAACCGTCGTTCCGGAGAAGGAACTCATTGTCTGTAGAGCGGGCCGGAACGACCATAAAACGGTCGCCCAACAGCGTTGTGTATGGTACGTGCCATCGCCTCACGCACCTCACAGGACCCGCCCGATACCCGAGGGATTTATTAGTAACCATCCATTGGTGGTAGCTAATGGCTATTAACGACGTTACAGTTTTTAATAATGCGACCCGGCCGTCGATCGCCGGTATCGCCAGCGTGGTCGCCCTGGCTGCGCTGTCGGCGTTGGCGTTCGCCGGCGGGCTCACGAAGGTACTGGTCATCTCGTGGGTCGCGTTCGCAGCGATGGCGCTCGGGGCGTGGCTGAGCGTCCGGACCGAGCGGACCAACCCACACCGGCTCGTCTGGGGGTACGGCCTCGCCAGCGGCGCGATGGTCACCTCGGCGGCGATGTTTCTGGTCCCGCAGGCGATGGGACTTGGCGGACAGGCGGGGTCGCCGCGTCTGGGCGGTATCGGCATCGCGCTGGGTCTTGTCGTCGGCTACGGCAGCCACACCATCGGCCACCGGCTCACCCACGTCGAGACGAGTTTCGACACGACGACGGCCGCCATCGCCGCTCACGCGCTCTCGGCCGGCCTCATCATCGGCCTCGTGTACGGCTCGATGCCGACGCTCGGGCTCTTGCTCGGGCTGGCGATCGTCTCGCACAAGGGGCCGGCCGGCTACGCGGCCGCTCGACGGCTGGCTCGGAACGGGAAGTCCGTGACCGCGCTCTTGCTCCCCGCGGCCGGCGTCGGCCTGACGGCGATCCCGTCGGCGCTGCTGGCCGTCCCGCAGGCCCCCGCGCTCAACGCCGTCGTCTTCGGGTTCGCCGCGGGGATCTTCCTCCACGTCGCGATGGACTTCCTGCCCAACTGCGAGG from Haloarcula pelagica carries:
- the crtD gene encoding carotenoid 3,4-desaturase, with protein sequence MSSFSGTTVTVVGGGFGGLSAACYLADAGADVRVLEKNDHVGGRASRLEADGFRFDMGPSWYLMPDVFERFFAYFGREPSDFYELERLDPHYRIFFKDGDQLDVTGDHEEMRELFESYEPGAGEAFEDYLATSERHYETAMNKFVYEDRSRLRDWIDLDVMTAAPVGLQLIGSMQGHVEDYFEHPKLQQIMQYTLVFLGGSPKNTPALYNMMSHVDFNLGVYYPEGGIYSVVDGLVELGTELGVTYEPGAEVDEITRRKDGFLVQTTDGDVSHPDRVVVNADYAHAERELLPDHERQYDDDYWDDRTYAPSAFLMYMGVEGDVEPLKHHTLVLPTDWEPHFDDIFEEPDWPDDPAYYLCVPSKTDDTVAPEGHSNLFVLVPIAPGLHDGDEIREEYREKILADIADNTGVDLRDRIVYEKQFAVSDFGERYNATEGTALGLAHTLRQTALLRPNNRSSAVDGLYFTGSFTTPGIGVPMCLISGEHTAKALIDDAQ
- a CDS encoding prenyltransferase, which gives rise to MSTVTDRLAEVVPSEETRVGYLLRLSRPRFWLYQGGPVIVAATYAADDPTQLFSPLSVALLLYFTLPANVFLYGVNDIFDADIDEHNPKKDEGREVSFRSDDTAITATIVASGLLALAFVPWLPPLGLVALGAWAVLSVEYSAPPLRFKTTPFLDSLSNGLYILPGVVAYAAIEGVAPPATAVAGAWLWTMGMHTFSAIPDIEPDREAGIETTATFLGESNTYYYCVMCWLTAAFVFTYTHWVFGLLLLIYPGLVFGILGIGVDIDEAYWWYPAINTVVGMAFTMLGLWVMLYG
- a CDS encoding ZIP family metal transporter; this encodes MAINDVTVFNNATRPSIAGIASVVALAALSALAFAGGLTKVLVISWVAFAAMALGAWLSVRTERTNPHRLVWGYGLASGAMVTSAAMFLVPQAMGLGGQAGSPRLGGIGIALGLVVGYGSHTIGHRLTHVETSFDTTTAAIAAHALSAGLIIGLVYGSMPTLGLLLGLAIVSHKGPAGYAAARRLARNGKSVTALLLPAAGVGLTAIPSALLAVPQAPALNAVVFGFAAGIFLHVAMDFLPNCEAGSEIDEVCSLHEHSHDLLDELRTHAVGSTVVGSAVVVAAWLALPA